In Eriocheir sinensis breed Jianghai 21 chromosome 50, ASM2467909v1, whole genome shotgun sequence, one genomic interval encodes:
- the LOC126982382 gene encoding ionotropic receptor 21a-like isoform X1 encodes MEGIFFLTASNPFVPTAMRLLIITVIWTFIEATGSRGLGVRERTRGSETHELEAGAGGVVANMVPLLKLAAGKCDLTLAAHRYSPVLASRLLRVGGAVTVVGLSSRVGPTCQPSESLAADGGEANGRASRGELAGQSKAKCRAVVLDAVTGNTSLSDWFLSSSVLWLRPEMRLVVVGHLDALHSVISHRALRNTDHVVFIAPRGRSHGDVKEGRGDGVAMYRRCLFCNEGDVGIVKLYPKSLQSGAAARDQLLFPDDAEGFHGHRFRVVVMEYFPYISYTRQESGALRLTDSLNTRMITHLAELLNFTYEVMEPDDCQWGLEADGGNWTGIVGTLQHEKADFSMDLTLTPQRATVVDFCRLYIDENLGILSLKPRPPPEYLSLIRPFETKVWVATVVSVMVWGVTLWLLLKIRHRTFKGRRFDLRSALFYSWGLLLEDSPNEPPDNPTGQVLVGMWLLACLILRTTYVSSLISHLVKGGESPVINTIEEMVKSGQHEGRQWGTVGVNGAINSFLITSTNPAFHVANKFMQSMGPEEGTSRVLAGEFSFILNYYAIRVQLATLRGASADIPVHISTTKYPLFPGNGWAFRRGTPFLSRFNLAIQRLLDAGLIDYWMDDVINTYVTTKRLQDRDSLRDGKIQASTVETITLSSCLAPAGYTRPGGAGAASPASHLLHPVRGPCCRDTLLSC; translated from the exons atggaGGGTATATTTTTCTTGACTGCTTCTAATCCTTTCGTTCCAACAGCAATGCGGCTCCTGATCATCACTGTTATCTGGACATTCATTGAGGCTACGGGAAGCCGAGGGTTGGGGGTTAGGGAGAGGACGCGGGGTTCCGAGACGCACGAGCTCGAGGCCGGCGCCGGGGGAGTGGTCGCCAACATGGTTCCGCTGCTGAAACTCGCCGCCGGGAAGTGTGACCTGACGCTGGCCGCCCACCGCTACTCCCCTGTGCTGGCGTCAAG GCTCTTACGAGTTGGCGGAGCAGTGACAGTCGTGGGTTTGAGTAGCAGAGTCGGGCCAACGTGCCAGCCTTCAGAGAGCCTAGCAGCGGATGGCGGGGAAGCAAATGGCAGGGCGTCTCGAGGGGAGCTGGCGGGGCAAAGCAAGGCGAAGTGCAGAGCCGTTGTCCTGGACGCCGTGACTGGCAACACTTCTTTGTCTGACTG GTTTCTGTCGTCGTCAGTGTTGTGGCTGCGGCCTGAGATGCGTCTGGTGGTCGTGGGTCACCTGGACGCCTTGCACAGTGTTATCAGCCACCGCGCTCTCCGCAACACTGATCACGTGGTATTCATAGCCCCGCGTGGCAGGAGTCACGGGGATGTCAAGGAAG GACGTGGTGACGGAGTGGCAATGTACCGACGCTGTCTGTTCTGCAACGAGGGCGACGTGGGCATAGTGAAGCTGTACCCCAAGAGCCTACAGTCTGGTGCGGCGGCAAGGGACCAGTTGCTGTTTCCCG ACGACGCTGAGGGCTTCCACGGCCACAGGTTCCGGGTGGTGGTCATGGAGTACTTCCCGTACATCAGTTACACGCGGCAGGAGAGCGGTGCCCTGCGCCTCACCGACTCCCTCAACACGCGCATGATCACCCACCTGGCGGAGCTCCTAAACTTTAC GTACGAGGTGATGGAGCCAGACGACTGCCAGTGGGGGCTGGAGGCTGATGGGGGCAACTGGACCGGTATTGTAGGCACCCTCCAGCACGAGAAGGCGGACTTTTCAATGGACCTCACTCTGACGCCCCAAAGAGCGACTGTGGTGGATTTCTGTAGGCTTTACATCGACGAGAACTTGGGCATCTTGTCCTTGAAGCCTCGGCCTCCACCTGAGTATTTATCGCTCATCAGACCTTTTGAAA CCAAGGTGTGGGTCGCGACCGTGGTGAGCGTGATGGTGTGGGGTGTGACGCTGTGGCTGCTGCTCAAAATAAGGCATCGAACATTCAAAGGACGTCGTTTTGATCTTAGGTCGGCACTTTTCTACAGCTGGGGGCTCCTTCTGGAGGACAGCCCGAACGAGCCTCCGGACAATCCCACGGGCCAG GTTCTGGTAGGAATGTGGCTCCTCGCTTGCTTGATTCTGAGAACCACCTACGTGTCCTCCCTCATCTCGCACCTGGTCAAGGGCGGCGAGTCTCCCGTCATCAACACGATCGAGGAAATGGTGAAGAGTGGACAGCATGAAGGCAGGCAGTGGGGGACTGTCGGCGTGAACGGGGCGATCAATTCGTTCTTGATCACCAGCACCAACCCGGCCTTCCATGTGGCGAATAAGTTCATGCAG TCCATGGGGCCGGAGGAGGGCACATCCAGAGTGTTGGCGGGGGAGTTTTCGTTCATTCTCAACTACTACGCCATCAGGGTCCAGCTGGCCACGCTCCGCGGAGCATCGGCCGACATCCCTGTCCACATCAGCACCACGAAGTACCCGCTCTTCCCCGGCAACGGTTGGGCCTTTAG GCGCGGCACACCCTTCCTCTCTCGCTTCAACCTGGCCATACAGCGGCTCCTGGACGCGGGCCTCATCGACTACTGGATGGACGACGTCATCAACACCTACGTCACCACCAAGCGGCTGCAGGACAGGGATTCCTTGCGGGACGGGAAGATTCAGGCGTCCACTGTGGAG ACCATCACCCTCTCGTCTTGCCTCGCCCCTGCAGGATACACGCGGCCAGGTGGTGCTGGGGCTGCGTCACCTGCAAGTCACCTTCTACATCCTGTTCGCGGGCCATGCTGCCGGGACACTCTCCTTTCTTGCTGA
- the LOC126982382 gene encoding glutamate receptor ionotropic, delta-1-like isoform X2, with protein sequence MEGIFFLTASNPFVPTAMRLLIITVIWTFIEATGSRGLGVRERTRGSETHELEAGAGGVVANMVPLLKLAAGKCDLTLAAHRYSPVLASRLLRVGGAVTVVGLSSRVGPTCQPSESLAADGGEANGRASRGELAGQSKAKCRAVVLDAVTGNTSLSDWFLSSSVLWLRPEMRLVVVGHLDALHSVISHRALRNTDHVVFIAPRGRSHGDVKEGRGDGVAMYRRCLFCNEGDVGIVKLYPKSLQSGAAARDQLLFPDDAEGFHGHRFRVVVMEYFPYISYTRQESGALRLTDSLNTRMITHLAELLNFTYEVMEPDDCQWGLEADGGNWTGIVGTLQHEKADFSMDLTLTPQRATVVDFCRLYIDENLGILSLKPRPPPEYLSLIRPFETKVWVATVVSVMVWGVTLWLLLKIRHRTFKGRRFDLRSALFYSWGLLLEDSPNEPPDNPTGQVLVGMWLLACLILRTTYVSSLISHLVKGGESPVINTIEEMVKSGQHEGRQWGTVGVNGAINSFLITSTNPAFHVANKFMQSMGPEEGTSRVLAGEFSFILNYYAIRVQLATLRGASADIPVHISTTKYPLFPGNGWAFRRGTPFLSRFNLAIQRLLDAGLIDYWMDDVINTYVTTKRLQDRDSLRDGKIQASTVEDTRGQVVLGLRHLQVTFYILFAGHAAGTLSFLAESSLT encoded by the exons atggaGGGTATATTTTTCTTGACTGCTTCTAATCCTTTCGTTCCAACAGCAATGCGGCTCCTGATCATCACTGTTATCTGGACATTCATTGAGGCTACGGGAAGCCGAGGGTTGGGGGTTAGGGAGAGGACGCGGGGTTCCGAGACGCACGAGCTCGAGGCCGGCGCCGGGGGAGTGGTCGCCAACATGGTTCCGCTGCTGAAACTCGCCGCCGGGAAGTGTGACCTGACGCTGGCCGCCCACCGCTACTCCCCTGTGCTGGCGTCAAG GCTCTTACGAGTTGGCGGAGCAGTGACAGTCGTGGGTTTGAGTAGCAGAGTCGGGCCAACGTGCCAGCCTTCAGAGAGCCTAGCAGCGGATGGCGGGGAAGCAAATGGCAGGGCGTCTCGAGGGGAGCTGGCGGGGCAAAGCAAGGCGAAGTGCAGAGCCGTTGTCCTGGACGCCGTGACTGGCAACACTTCTTTGTCTGACTG GTTTCTGTCGTCGTCAGTGTTGTGGCTGCGGCCTGAGATGCGTCTGGTGGTCGTGGGTCACCTGGACGCCTTGCACAGTGTTATCAGCCACCGCGCTCTCCGCAACACTGATCACGTGGTATTCATAGCCCCGCGTGGCAGGAGTCACGGGGATGTCAAGGAAG GACGTGGTGACGGAGTGGCAATGTACCGACGCTGTCTGTTCTGCAACGAGGGCGACGTGGGCATAGTGAAGCTGTACCCCAAGAGCCTACAGTCTGGTGCGGCGGCAAGGGACCAGTTGCTGTTTCCCG ACGACGCTGAGGGCTTCCACGGCCACAGGTTCCGGGTGGTGGTCATGGAGTACTTCCCGTACATCAGTTACACGCGGCAGGAGAGCGGTGCCCTGCGCCTCACCGACTCCCTCAACACGCGCATGATCACCCACCTGGCGGAGCTCCTAAACTTTAC GTACGAGGTGATGGAGCCAGACGACTGCCAGTGGGGGCTGGAGGCTGATGGGGGCAACTGGACCGGTATTGTAGGCACCCTCCAGCACGAGAAGGCGGACTTTTCAATGGACCTCACTCTGACGCCCCAAAGAGCGACTGTGGTGGATTTCTGTAGGCTTTACATCGACGAGAACTTGGGCATCTTGTCCTTGAAGCCTCGGCCTCCACCTGAGTATTTATCGCTCATCAGACCTTTTGAAA CCAAGGTGTGGGTCGCGACCGTGGTGAGCGTGATGGTGTGGGGTGTGACGCTGTGGCTGCTGCTCAAAATAAGGCATCGAACATTCAAAGGACGTCGTTTTGATCTTAGGTCGGCACTTTTCTACAGCTGGGGGCTCCTTCTGGAGGACAGCCCGAACGAGCCTCCGGACAATCCCACGGGCCAG GTTCTGGTAGGAATGTGGCTCCTCGCTTGCTTGATTCTGAGAACCACCTACGTGTCCTCCCTCATCTCGCACCTGGTCAAGGGCGGCGAGTCTCCCGTCATCAACACGATCGAGGAAATGGTGAAGAGTGGACAGCATGAAGGCAGGCAGTGGGGGACTGTCGGCGTGAACGGGGCGATCAATTCGTTCTTGATCACCAGCACCAACCCGGCCTTCCATGTGGCGAATAAGTTCATGCAG TCCATGGGGCCGGAGGAGGGCACATCCAGAGTGTTGGCGGGGGAGTTTTCGTTCATTCTCAACTACTACGCCATCAGGGTCCAGCTGGCCACGCTCCGCGGAGCATCGGCCGACATCCCTGTCCACATCAGCACCACGAAGTACCCGCTCTTCCCCGGCAACGGTTGGGCCTTTAG GCGCGGCACACCCTTCCTCTCTCGCTTCAACCTGGCCATACAGCGGCTCCTGGACGCGGGCCTCATCGACTACTGGATGGACGACGTCATCAACACCTACGTCACCACCAAGCGGCTGCAGGACAGGGATTCCTTGCGGGACGGGAAGATTCAGGCGTCCACTGTGGAG GATACACGCGGCCAGGTGGTGCTGGGGCTGCGTCACCTGCAAGTCACCTTCTACATCCTGTTCGCGGGCCATGCTGCCGGGACACTCTCCTTTCTTGCTGAGAGCTCCCTGACCTGA